The genomic interval CCCATGAAGACGCCTGGTGGGGGTTCGTACTCGTCGGTGTCCTCGGAGCGGGCGAAGAGCGGCACCGCGACGAAGAGCACCAGCATGCACACGAAATAGGCCGTGAAGAGCTTCAGCACGGGGGACTGCCTCGTTGGAGCCTTCGGGTGAGAGGCTCCATCCTCGCGCGCCGCTCCGACACGAGCCGCACGCGCGGCTCGTTGATTCATCACGATTCCGGCATGGCCTGGCGTGGCCCGCGGGGCGCTCGGCGCGCTGGCGCCAGGGGCTACTTCTGGGTGGAGGTTGGAGCCGAGGTGTCGGTGAACCTGAAGCGCAAGGTGAGCAGCGGCATGTTCCGCTGCTTCATCACCTCGGGGAGGTCCACGGTGTCGAGCGTCTCACCATGAGGGGCGGGCTTGAGCTCGGTGATGAGAAGGCGTTGGAGGAGTTCCCTGTCCACCTGGGACTCTGGCGCCATCAAGCCCACGTCCGTGACGGGGCCTTGGCTGGGTGACTCGAGCGGGGGACCGAGTTGTTCGTCGAAGCGCTCAAGGGATTGAGCCCAGGAGGCGGAGGCGCTCAGGCACGACAGTCCACACACCACGGCGCGGAGGAGGGACATCACGGTTCAACCCCGGAGGTCGCGAGAGGACACCATCATCCCCAAGCACCCGTGCGCGATTCTCCCAGCGCACCTCCCGAGTTCGTCATGAGTTCGTCACGAATGGACCGTCAGCGCCGCTCGGCCTCGCGCGTGGTGCGCACCCACTCGCCGCGCTTCTCCGCGCCGGGGCCGCGCAACATCAGCCACACCTTCCACACCACGTACACAGGCGCCCAGGCCAGGTCCACCAGGCCCCGAGGTCCCACGCCGGACACCCACCACCCGCGCAGCACATACGCGCCCAGGCTCGCCAGCCCGAAGCCCGCCATCGCGGAGGCCGCCACGGCCGTGCCTCCCGACAGCCACACCAGCACCGACGCCGCCACCGCGCCGCCCACCGTCGCGAGCACCAGCTGGCTCAACGGTGGCACCAGCACGTCCATGGACAAGTCCAGCAGCAGCCCGCTCTTCTGCTTCAGCGCGTCACTCAAGAGCGGCCACCCGTGCAGCTTGCGCATCTGAGCGCGTCCACCCTCCCAACGCTGGCGCTGCGAGCGGCTCTGCTTCTCCGCCGTCACCATCTCGCCCTGCACCTCCGCCTCCCAGGCGTAGTGCACGCGGTGGCCCTTGCGGCCCAGGCGGATGCCGTACTCCAAATCCTCCACCACGCTGAAGGCATCGTGCGGCACCTCGCGCAGCACCGCGTGCGTGAAGCACATGCCGTTGCCGCGCAGGCCACACGAGACACCCAGCGCCTCGCGCCCCAGCGAGCGCACCTTGTGGAACATGCCCAGGGCAATCGTCATCAACCGCGTGCGCCATGAGGCCGTCGGGTTCATCACGCCGTAGTGCGCCTGCACCGCGTGCGCGCCGTCCTCCAGCCGCCGCGCGTAGGCGTGCAGCAGGTTGGGCGACACCACCGTGTCCGCGTCCACCACCACCACCGCGTCCGCGAAGCCGTCCTTCTGGCTGAACTCGAAGGCATACGCGAGCGCGTAGCCCTTGCCGCGCTTCTCCGTGTCGTGGCGCTCCAGCACCGTGGCGCCCGCCTCCCGCGCCTTCTGCGCCGTGGCGTCCGAGCAGTTGTCCGCGACGACGAGGATGCGCCGCATCGTCGGCGGGTAGTCCACCGCGGACAGGTTGGCCACCGTGCGCGCGATGCCCAGCTCCTCGTTGTGCGAGGGAATCACCACGTCGAACTTGCGCGTGGGCGCCGGAGGCACCGGCGCCGCGCGCCGCCACGACAACAGCGTCAGGAGCAGCAGATAGCCGCACGCCACCGTCGCCGGCAGCAGCACCACACACAGCGCCAGGTCCACCCAGGTCCACACCGTCACGGCTCTCTCCCCCGAGCGCGCCTCTAGCGCCGCTCCAGCTCCGCCAGCACCGGGAGCTTCAGGATTCGCTCCACCTGCCACTTCTCCAGGATGCGCCGGCGGATGATGTCCAGCGCCACCGCCGCGAAGATGCCCATGGCGATGCCACCCATCACGCCCGCGGCGAGGATGAGCTGCACCTTGGGCTTGGACGGCTTCTCTGGAAACGTCGGCGGCGCCAGCACGCTGAAGCGGTGCTTCATCGATGCGCGCGAAATCTCCAGCTCCGTCTTCGCCTGGTCCAACCGCCGCATCTTCTCCTGGTGCCGCATCACCAGCATGCGCACCCGGTCCGCCGCCACGGACACCTCCGGGTTGTCCGACGTCGCCGGCCCACCAAACCCCGCAGCGCCCAACAGCGGCCCCGTGGTGCCCTGCTCCAGCTCACCCGGGTCCCCGCCGTTGCGCATGTACTCGCCGATGAGCTCGTTGAGCTCCGAGCGCAGCGCCACCAACTGCGGCGAGTCCTCCTGGAGCGCGACGATGCGCTGCTCCAGGTCCGTGATGAGCGGGTGCTGCGGCGAGTAGATGACCCGCTGCTCGGACAACTGGTTGCGCAGCTCCGTGAGGCGCCGCGCGCGGAACTCCTCCACGTCGGAGATGGCCCGGCGCTTGGTCTGCACCATGAACCGCATCTGCGCCAGCAGGTGGTTGGTGTTGATGCCCAGCCCGGCGCCCTGCGTCTGCCCTGGCGCTCCGCGAGCCCCCCGCTGCGCCTGCCGGGCCTCCTCGCGCTTGCGCTTGGCCTCCACGCGCTTCACCGTGGCGTCCAGCGCCGCGATGGCCTGCTGGATGCCCTCCGCCTCCTCCACCACCTGCTTGTCGAGGATGGTGATGGCCTCCGCCACCGCGCCCATCTCCGCGGCCTGCCGCATCTCCAGGAAGTTCTTCTGCGCGGCCTCCACGATGTTGAGCGCCAGCTGCGGGTCGCTCCAGTCCACGCCGATGGTGACGGTGCCCGTGCCGCCCTCCACCATGACGAGCATGGCCTGCTCCAACATGGCGGTGAGCGCGTCGCGCTTGTCGTCGTCCGACATGTGCGGCGGCGCCTTGCGCAGCACCTTCTCCTTCAGGTGGCTGATGGGCGAGCGCTGCAGCTCCCAGTACTCCACCAGCTTCGCGTCACGGATGATGGCCTTGAGGTTGTCGCTCTTCATCACCATCTCCCACGCCGCGCGCGTGGGCTGGTCCGCGTCCACGGGGATGGAGCGCCCCGGGTTCGCCAACGAGGCGATGATGAAATTGCGTTGCGTCAGCATCCGCGTTTCAACGTGATACTTGCGCGGCATGATTTTGCTGACGCCCGCGGCCAGCCCCGACACCAGGACCATCACCACCAGCGCGAGGAACCAGTGCCGCAGCACCGCGTTCTTCAAATAGAAGACCGAGTCGATGGCGAACCCCCAGTCGATGAGGTCCGCCGGCGCGTTCGTCTCCACGCGCTCCGGAGTGAATGCGGGGGGGGCGTGCGGGCCCGGCCGGGGCCCGGGCGCCGGAGCCGTCACGACGGCCTCCTCGCCGCGGCATTCTTCAACAGCTGCCCCACCCGGCGCGCGAACTCCTCTTGCGTGAAGGGCTTGCCCAGATAGCCATTGGCGCCCGCCTCCTCCGCGTGGGCCTTGTCCTCCGGCAAATCCCTGGCGCTCACCACCAGCACCGGCACGTCCGCCATGCCCGCGGTGCGGCGGATGTGCTCGCACAAGTCATAGCCAGAGATATCCGGCAGCGTCAGGTCCAGGCACACGAGGTCCGGACGCGTGGAGCCCGCCAGGTACTTGAGCGCGGCCTGCCCGTTGGGCAGCTCCACCACGTCCTTGAATCCCATGGCACGCAGATAGTCGCCCAGCATCTTCCGAAAGAAGGGCGCGTCCTCCACCAGGAGGACCTTGTGCAGTTGGGGTTCCATCCGTCGTCAGCCTTTCTTCTCAGACACGCTCAGTGGAAGCCGAGCCGTGGCACCCAGACGATGACGCCGTAGGTGTATGCCGCGTTGAAGAGGATCACCCACAGGATGGCTTTCTTCAGTCCTCGCATCGGATTCGGGTCCCTCGCCGCTTTCGCGGGAAGGGCCACGGTGAGGATGAGGACGGACATCAGGATGAGCTTCGCCATGGGCTTTTGCTTCGCTCAGAGGATACCAGTTTGCCGCAAGGACAGGCCCAACGCCGCCGCCCACTGGAAGCGGGCCGCTGGCAGCTCGGGCGAGCGGCTCCACGTGCCTCGCGTGTCGGCATCCACCGACATCCAACTGTTGAGAATCCAGGATGCCGTCAACCCGCCGGATACCAACCGGTCTCCCGTGGCGCCGCCCACCGCGAAGGCCGTGCCCGCCGTGGCCGCCACGCGCACGCGAGGTCCCAGCACCCACGTCCCCGTCGCCGTCAGGTCCGCTCGAGGATAGACGCGCGCCGTCAGCCGGTCGGTGAAGGGAGACACGCGCAGACCCAGGCGCCCGTCGAAGTCCGCCGTGCGAGAGGGGATGCGGTGCCCCACCGCGAGCGTGAGGTTGGGCAACAGCTCCGTGCGAGGCGTGCCCGAGGGCGTACCCGGCTCCGGGTCTGGCGCGACTCCGCCCGTTGCTTCAATGGAGTGGACGACGCTGGCGCCCGCGCCCGCCTCCAATGACGTGCGACGGGACATGCGGCGCGTCCAGCTCTCCGTGAGCGTCACGACGGTGTTCCTCGCGCCGGTGGAGAAGCGCGCGTGCGTGGCGGAGGCGGAGGTGGTGATGGCGCTGAGCTCCGACAGCGCGTGGCTGAGCGAGACATCCATGCGCGGGCCGTACTGCATGGGCACGGCCTCGCGCGCGGGGCCATCCAGTCCTCCGCTGACGGAGAAGCCCGCGGTGCCGGAGAGCTGCCAGCGCCGTCCCAACTGGCTCGTCTCACCGGTGAGGGAGGTGGCCGAGGAGAGGAAGTAGACGGTGTCCGCGTCGGGGAGCGGCTGGAGCGGCCCGCCTCCGGGAGGAGGGCGCAGCGGACCGTCCGGGTCATCCGGGTCCGGCTGCAGGATGGGCAGCGAGTCCGTGGTGAGCAGGTTGACGCTGCCGAGCACCAGCTCCTCGCTCAGCCGGAACGACAGGCCGCGCTCCGGGCGCCAGCGGGCGGCGAAGCGGCCCACGTGCTGCACCTCGGTGCGAGGCTCGGCGGTGACTTCGCGCAGGCTGATGCGCGGCGCGTAGTTGAGCTCCAGGCGGGTGTTCCCCTCGGCCCGCTCCAGGCCGAGGATGGGCGTGAAGTCCGTGTCGCCGGCGATGGAGGGCGCGCCCTCGGTGGGGTCTTCGTTGGAGCGCACACGCGAGTCCACCCGCACGGAGGCGGAGTAGGTGATGGCGGAGGCGGAGAGCTCCAGCCACAGCGCGGTGAGCGCGGACCCCAGCACGGGCTACTCCACCACCACCACGTCACCAGGGCGCAGGCGGAACGTGGGCGCGCGCCCCTCGGCGTGGATGAGGTCCTTGTAGCGGAAGCGGATGCGCAGGGCGGCCTGTCCGTCCTCCTGGCGCATGACGAAGATGCGGTCGTCGTGGGCGTACTCGGTGAAGCCGCCCGCGCCCGCCAGCGCTTGGAGAAGGCTTGCACCCACCTCGATTTCCAGCGGTCCGATGCGGTTGACCTCACCCATCATCGTCACCTTGATGGGGCGCGCCATCTCCAGCGCCACGGTGACGACGGGGTGATTGATGTAGTCCTTCAGCCGCGTCTGGATTTGCTGCGACAGCATGGCTGGGCTGTGGCCGGCGGCCTCCACGTCATCCAGGAAGAGCAGGCTGATGCGCCCGTCATCGCGCACGCGCGCCTGCGTGGTGAGCGACTCCTGGTTCCACACGCGGATGTTGAGCAGGTCGCCGGAGGCGATGCGGTAGCTGGCGTCCAGCGGAGGCGGCTTCTCCTGGTAGTCATCCACCCAGGTGTACTTGCCAAGCCCTCCACACGCGGAAGTCACGAGCAGGAGCGCGGCGCAGGCGAGCACCCGCGCCGCGAAGCGGGGCTCGGGGCGTCGGGCGTGGAGCGAGGACGGCATGGAGCGCGGGTTCCTTCAGGGAGTGGGAGCCACGGCGATGGGCGCCGGCTCCGGTTCGGGGTTGCCACGGCGGCGCGCCAGCTTCACCACCGCGAGGACTTCACCGGGCCGCACCGCGCCCAGCACGAGCACACCCATGACATACAACATCGCCTCCACGCCCAGCCTCGGCCAGTCCTCCAAGGGGGCGAGCACCGTGCGGTCCATCGCGACGACGCCCACGCAGACCACCGCCGTCTTGGCGACCATGACCAACAGCCGCCGGTCCACCGCGGAGCGGCCCATGCGGCTCAACATGATGATGGTGATGGCCACCTCCATCAGGAGCATGGACAGCGCGGTGCCCGCGGCGCCACCGCCATGGCCATAGGCGGCGTACATGCGCGGCACGAGGAACAGGTTGAGCAAGGGGTTGAGCAGCAGGCTGCCGAAGATGCTGGTGCCCGTCACCCACCACTCGCGGTTCGTCATGGTGAGCCACGAACCACACGTCATCGTCACGAAGGCCAGGACGAACAGCGGCGACTGGAGCCGCAGCAGGTTGACGGCGAGCGAGTAGTCGCGGCCGAGCAGGCCAATCCACA from Myxococcus stipitatus carries:
- the epsU gene encoding exopolysaccharide biosynthesis GT2 family glycosyltransferase EpsU, with translation MTVWTWVDLALCVVLLPATVACGYLLLLTLLSWRRAAPVPPAPTRKFDVVIPSHNEELGIARTVANLSAVDYPPTMRRILVVADNCSDATAQKAREAGATVLERHDTEKRGKGYALAYAFEFSQKDGFADAVVVVDADTVVSPNLLHAYARRLEDGAHAVQAHYGVMNPTASWRTRLMTIALGMFHKVRSLGREALGVSCGLRGNGMCFTHAVLREVPHDAFSVVEDLEYGIRLGRKGHRVHYAWEAEVQGEMVTAEKQSRSQRQRWEGGRAQMRKLHGWPLLSDALKQKSGLLLDLSMDVLVPPLSQLVLATVGGAVAASVLVWLSGGTAVAASAMAGFGLASLGAYVLRGWWVSGVGPRGLVDLAWAPVYVVWKVWLMLRGPGAEKRGEWVRTTREAERR
- the epsV gene encoding PCP family exopolysaccharide biosynthesis protein EpsV gives rise to the protein MTAPAPGPRPGPHAPPAFTPERVETNAPADLIDWGFAIDSVFYLKNAVLRHWFLALVVMVLVSGLAAGVSKIMPRKYHVETRMLTQRNFIIASLANPGRSIPVDADQPTRAAWEMVMKSDNLKAIIRDAKLVEYWELQRSPISHLKEKVLRKAPPHMSDDDKRDALTAMLEQAMLVMVEGGTGTVTIGVDWSDPQLALNIVEAAQKNFLEMRQAAEMGAVAEAITILDKQVVEEAEGIQQAIAALDATVKRVEAKRKREEARQAQRGARGAPGQTQGAGLGINTNHLLAQMRFMVQTKRRAISDVEEFRARRLTELRNQLSEQRVIYSPQHPLITDLEQRIVALQEDSPQLVALRSELNELIGEYMRNGGDPGELEQGTTGPLLGAAGFGGPATSDNPEVSVAADRVRMLVMRHQEKMRRLDQAKTELEISRASMKHRFSVLAPPTFPEKPSKPKVQLILAAGVMGGIAMGIFAAVALDIIRRRILEKWQVERILKLPVLAELERR
- the epsW gene encoding exopolysaccharide biosynthesis response regulator EpsW, which produces MEPQLHKVLLVEDAPFFRKMLGDYLRAMGFKDVVELPNGQAALKYLAGSTRPDLVCLDLTLPDISGYDLCEHIRRTAGMADVPVLVVSARDLPEDKAHAEEAGANGYLGKPFTQEEFARRVGQLLKNAAARRPS
- the epsX gene encoding exopolysaccharide export protein EpsX, giving the protein MLGSALTALWLELSASAITYSASVRVDSRVRSNEDPTEGAPSIAGDTDFTPILGLERAEGNTRLELNYAPRISLREVTAEPRTEVQHVGRFAARWRPERGLSFRLSEELVLGSVNLLTTDSLPILQPDPDDPDGPLRPPPGGGPLQPLPDADTVYFLSSATSLTGETSQLGRRWQLSGTAGFSVSGGLDGPAREAVPMQYGPRMDVSLSHALSELSAITTSASATHARFSTGARNTVVTLTESWTRRMSRRTSLEAGAGASVVHSIEATGGVAPDPEPGTPSGTPRTELLPNLTLAVGHRIPSRTADFDGRLGLRVSPFTDRLTARVYPRADLTATGTWVLGPRVRVAATAGTAFAVGGATGDRLVSGGLTASWILNSWMSVDADTRGTWSRSPELPAARFQWAAALGLSLRQTGIL
- the epsY gene encoding exopolysaccharide export protein EpsY, producing MPSSLHARRPEPRFAARVLACAALLLVTSACGGLGKYTWVDDYQEKPPPLDASYRIASGDLLNIRVWNQESLTTQARVRDDGRISLLFLDDVEAAGHSPAMLSQQIQTRLKDYINHPVVTVALEMARPIKVTMMGEVNRIGPLEIEVGASLLQALAGAGGFTEYAHDDRIFVMRQEDGQAALRIRFRYKDLIHAEGRAPTFRLRPGDVVVVE